From Pseudomonas sp. G2-4:
TGGCCGCGACTCCAAGAGATAACTTCACCGCCATCTACCTTTTTCGGGATAACAGATCCGAGGGCGCCACGGAAAACTAGGGTGTGATAGCACGTAACAGCAGCCTCTTCGGTGCTGTCTTGAGATTGATCGATTTGCATGGTGCTTCTCCTTTGAGGCGAAGGGGGAGTTGCAGCTCCCCGTGTTTCGCCTGTACTGATATCAGTGCGCGTATCGACGCGGTTTGTTTTGTTTGGCCGCTGCACGTTCAGCCATGAAAGCCGCCCACTCTTCAGATTTGCGCTTCTGGCGGATACGGCTACATGCCTGGTGCTTGCGGGTGGAGCGTGCGTTGCCGCAGATATCGCAGCGGTTTGGCAGGTCAAGTCGATGACTCGCCATGGTTGGACGCTCGCGCTCGGGGCCAGCTGACTCAGGCATTCGCCACCTCGATAGCTTTTAACTTCGCCAACCGTGCGGTTCCGTACTCACTGGCCAGGATCTCAACTGCGCCGTCGATCCATCCGCAGGTTGGTTGCCCCGCCGCGACTTTCGCCTGGTGTTCGGCTTTGTTGATTTGGAAACCTAGGTGGAAATAAGCGATTCCGTCGAGTTCGAACTTGATACCGCCACACAACCAAAGATTGCCGGTGTTAACGCCGAGTCGATCCCAGTAGTCGCTGCCGCTCAGGCGTTTGGGGCAGTACTCTTTCCACACTGCTACCAGGCGTTCGTGTTCCGCCCGAATCGCTGCTCGATCCTCCTTTGAAACGTCTTTGCCAGGCTTTGCAGCCGCACGCAGTGAGCGATATCCGTGGTCATCAGGGCGACACCAGTGCACATCAAGCTCCGCTCCGCCGCTGAGTTTCACACCGCCGGCGAAGTTGGAATCAACGTCACGCATTGGGGCGACCTTGCCACCTAACATTGAACCGAGCACGGCCAGTTGGGCGATGAAAATGTCCTTCTGGACGTAGAAGTCGCGAACAGTGGCGACGGTGGCTGGCTCGCTGGACTTGTAGAAAAAGCCGGCCATGATCACCGTCCTCCCGCAAGCATGCGGATCAGCTCATTTGGTTGGCCCTCCGGGGTGAGCTTTGTCAGCGGTAGAGTGATCCGGTGGCCGTTTCCAGCCCGAACTACTGCGAGCGAGCCGTTGATCTCAACTATTACGCCATTGCGGGCACTGAGGCGGTAGCCGTGACCCTGGGCTTTGATTGCCGTGTAGCTGACCTTGCCGCCGACAGTCAGCGGTGTTGTGGTAGCCTCTGCGGTGCCGCCTTGGGGTTGATTCACTTGCATGGTGCTTCTCCTTTGGGTGGTCGGTGTCGAGGGGTTGCAGCCCCTCGGCACCACCTTCTTACTGGCTTTCGCCGGTTGTGTTTTGCCTGCGCACCAGGTGCACAAGGACATTTTCAAGCGCGGCAACTTCTTCAGTTTCGGATTGCCACAGCAGAACTGCCTCTATCTGTGCCCGGTTGCATTCCAGCACCAGAATTTCAAAATCGGTTGCAGCGCGAACTTCCAGAATCTTGATCAGACCGTCAGGTGCATAGGCTTCGGCATGAATGACTTTTGAGGTTTCGCCAAACCAAGCCTTCAACTCTGTCAAATGCCTGAGCCGGTTCGTTGCGCCGTTTTGGCCCTCGCTTGTAACGATTTGTACATGCATGGTGCTTCTCCTTTGGGTGGTTTATGCCTAGGGGTTGCAGCCCCTAGGCACCATCTTTCAGGCCGTTGTGGCCAGGTCTTGCTTGATGATCGCTACGACCTCGTCCCGGTCCTTCGCATATGCGAAAGGCAGTTCGCCGCCTGGGCGAGTGATGGGGTAGCGGGACTCGGGCAATCGGCACTCGGCCACGGTGTAGCCGCTGTCGGTAATCCAGCAGTTCTGCTGAATCTGCCCATCTCGATTTCGTTTCGCTGCCCATTTCATGCCGACACCCTCATTAATTCGTCCCTATGGTTACGCGCTCTGGAACACCCAGCAGCGCACGGTTAACGGTTTGTTGAACATGGAATTGCCGGCACTTTGAGAGGCGCGGACTGCGCTATACGTGGCCTTGTTGGTTTCCATCAGCTTGCGGCTACGGCTCTCGGTCAGCAGGGAACGCAAGGTCTTGAGGTCGGCCAAATTCTGGCGGTGGATGCTGGCTAACTCGGCGAATTCGTTGAGGTTGATGGCGATCAGCTTGGGGTCAGTGCTGTGGTTGACCTGCGGGCCATCGCCCAGGCTCTCCAGGTACTCGTAGACTTCCCAGAATTCAGCAACCAGCGGGTGGTCGGCGCTAATCGCGGACTGCCGTTCCAAGGCCATGACGGTCAGGGCCTGGTGGGTAGTGACTCGCTGGTTTTCGTTCAGTGGGCAGATCAGGCAGAGGCAGTCGACCAGGGCCATGATCTGGCTGTGATTTTTGATGATCCGTTCGACGCGAATGTCCTTGAGTTTGCGCAGATGCTGTTCGTGCACCAGGACGCGTTCGGCAAATTTCGCCATGATCTGAGCTTCGGCGCGCACGGCCATTAACAAGAAGTGGCTGAGCTGTTCCACCGGGATCAGGTTGAGATTGTCTGCCGCTGCACGGCTCTCAGTAGTCACTTCCGGGCGCGCAAAGTGAGTTTTGATAATCCGGGTCAGGATGGCTTCCGAGGCGCTGACGTCGGCGTTCTGGCTGATCGCAATCGCACCGCGAAACGGCGGTTCGTAGGTCTCGTTACCGCTGGTTTTCATCCCCTTGGTGCCCAGCGTGCCGCCGCCAAAGAAGTCTTTCAGCTCGTCCCAGTCGAAACCCTTGGCATGTGCTTTGTCTGGCTCGTTGCGGTCACCCTCGATCAGCACCACCGGCATGTTGGAAACCTGGCCCATGGCCCGCTGACGGCCCGCACGGGTTGACTTCGATGGGTCAAAGCCTTCGTGTTCACGGCCCAGTAGTTTCCACAGGAACATGAGTAGGGTGGTTTTACCGGCGCCGGCCTCGCCCGTGACTTCCAGGAAAGGAAACGACTTGTACTGTGCGCGGATCTGCTCGGCGAACAGCGAGCCGAACCAGAAGGCCAGGGCGACAATGCCCTTGGCGCCGAAACACAGCCAAAGCATCGGAAGCCAGTCACTGCGGTACTGCTTGGCGTCGCGCTGGATGTGCATCGCGATCGACTTTTGCAACGTCTTCAGGCGCAGCTTGCCGAATTCGAAAAAGTCTTCTTTGTTGACCTGGCTGATTACGCCATTGCGCACTGCGAGGTCGCCGAACACGTAGGCGCCGTGTTCTTTGCTGTAGCCCACGTAGTCGATTGTCTCCACGGTTTTGAGGCCGTAGAGCTGGTCTTTCATGATTTTGTCGAGCTGCTGGCCGCTACCGGTGAACACCGCACCAGCCGCCATGCTGAGCAAGCGTTTCTTGAACTCGCTGGCCGCTGCGACCTGACCACCGGTGAAGGTGTTTTTGACGCTGCAGCCGTCATGCGGGAAGTCCACCCGGAAGTAGTACCAGGATTCATCGGTCACTTCGTTGCGCTGAAAGTACAGAGCCTGTGGGTAGCAGTTGGCAATTTCGACCACGCCGCCGCACTGCCGCAGAGCCTTGTCTCTACGCTGTTTATCGTTGAGCAACTGGTCTTCTTGGCGTTCGGACGATTCCAGTGACTGCATGGCCTTGTGGAATTTCTCCAGGTCCATTTTGAACCAGTACATCCGGCTTTCGAACCCGAAGAAAAATTCGTGGCGCTCGCTCCAGTCGTACATCAGGACGCCTTTTTCCGAGGCGCTTTCGGCCAGCAGCAGGTCGCCGTGATAGCGGGCTGTTTTGAGGTCTTTTTCGATTTGCTGGGCGCGTTGCTCTTCGCCTTCGACAAACTGCCAGCGCTGATGGAGGTCGTTCCAGTCAACCTTGCGGCTGTCGGGCTGAGGGATTTGCGCCGCTTCGCAGACGTAACCCAGGGCTCGTGCCTGACGCACCCAGCGCTTTGTATAGCGGTGAGCACCTGGCTCGTTGTCCAGGGCCCAAATCAGCTTGGGCAGTTTGCCGCCTCGCTGGCGGGCCAGCTCTTTAAGCGATTCCTCGGGATAGGCCCCGGATGACATCGCAGACACCGCCGCAATGCCGTTGTGCACCAGAGCGATGGCGTCAAAGATACCCTCGACAATCCACAGCTCTTTGACATCCAGCAGCTCGACGCACGGCGGGCACCACCAAACGCCACGGGGGCTGCCACCAGGTTTGAAGCGGGCTTTCATCTTGCCGAAGCGGTGCGGGCGGTCAATCAACCGCTCCCAGTAGCCACCTTTATCGAGTGCAAACCGCACCGTGGCGCTGCCTTCGTTCAGATCATTGGAAAAGTAGGAGTCCTGGGTAAACCAGCCTTGAATAACATCGAAACGAAAGCCCCGTGCGAACTCTAGGTACGCGCGGGCAGTGGCGTTCGGGTGCAGCTCAGTGGCCGGTGCGCGAGTGCTCCAGTCGTTGAAAAGATCCTCGTAGAGTTCTTTTACGTGCCAGGTTTGGCCGCATTTACCACGGCCACATCGGATGACCCAGGGATCATCGTGGAAAGCGAATAGCTCCTTTTTATTGCAGGCAGGGCACTTGCCTTCCCGCATGTATTTGCCGGCCTTGTGCTTGAAACCGTAATCGGACTTCAGGCGGTCAAGAATGTCGGCGCGTAACTCGTATTCCATTTTCATCGGGGCTTACTTCACTTCGCCGAGACTGTGTTTAAGGGCGCCAATCAGGCGTTTTTGCGCGGCCATAACCGGGAAGGCCGCGAGCAACGAGCCATGCCGCAACCCCTCGGGGATCATGCGAAAGCGGTCGTCGTACCAATGCTCGTTGAACTGCTGGGCGTACTGGCTCCGTAGCGCTTGCAGCAGCGCTTCGGCCTCTTCGCGTGGCAGTTTTGCGGTGATGGCGACGTCGATTTGCATGGTCCACCTCGGATTTCGGGCAAAGCTCACCCAAACCCACGGGAAGCGGGGCAGGGCGGGTTGTTTAAACGGGGGTTACTGAGGGTGTTGCTTCAGCGCGTCATCGCGCTGGGCGAGCAGGGTCTGCGGCAGCAGCCTTGCCGGAACCGGGTACCGAAGGTCGGCCCGGGTATCGATCAAGTGGACGACAGTGCTGCCTGGGCTGTTGCCCCAGTCCACGCCGATCCACTTGCGCTGGTTGATGACCTGCA
This genomic window contains:
- a CDS encoding toprim domain-containing protein codes for the protein MKMEYELRADILDRLKSDYGFKHKAGKYMREGKCPACNKKELFAFHDDPWVIRCGRGKCGQTWHVKELYEDLFNDWSTRAPATELHPNATARAYLEFARGFRFDVIQGWFTQDSYFSNDLNEGSATVRFALDKGGYWERLIDRPHRFGKMKARFKPGGSPRGVWWCPPCVELLDVKELWIVEGIFDAIALVHNGIAAVSAMSSGAYPEESLKELARQRGGKLPKLIWALDNEPGAHRYTKRWVRQARALGYVCEAAQIPQPDSRKVDWNDLHQRWQFVEGEEQRAQQIEKDLKTARYHGDLLLAESASEKGVLMYDWSERHEFFFGFESRMYWFKMDLEKFHKAMQSLESSERQEDQLLNDKQRRDKALRQCGGVVEIANCYPQALYFQRNEVTDESWYYFRVDFPHDGCSVKNTFTGGQVAAASEFKKRLLSMAAGAVFTGSGQQLDKIMKDQLYGLKTVETIDYVGYSKEHGAYVFGDLAVRNGVISQVNKEDFFEFGKLRLKTLQKSIAMHIQRDAKQYRSDWLPMLWLCFGAKGIVALAFWFGSLFAEQIRAQYKSFPFLEVTGEAGAGKTTLLMFLWKLLGREHEGFDPSKSTRAGRQRAMGQVSNMPVVLIEGDRNEPDKAHAKGFDWDELKDFFGGGTLGTKGMKTSGNETYEPPFRGAIAISQNADVSASEAILTRIIKTHFARPEVTTESRAAADNLNLIPVEQLSHFLLMAVRAEAQIMAKFAERVLVHEQHLRKLKDIRVERIIKNHSQIMALVDCLCLICPLNENQRVTTHQALTVMALERQSAISADHPLVAEFWEVYEYLESLGDGPQVNHSTDPKLIAINLNEFAELASIHRQNLADLKTLRSLLTESRSRKLMETNKATYSAVRASQSAGNSMFNKPLTVRCWVFQSA